A single region of the Planctomycetota bacterium genome encodes:
- a CDS encoding branched-chain amino acid ABC transporter permease: MAIEDKNQSRSRLWRDLSLTGLVALWFGLITLPIVGIKMGDEGVTWRLGPLVIAGLVLAGGLIWLGISRWKGFTNFISQRLLAPLHHTADQMAKPAVIKWETASILVLLAVIPWMLPAKHLNLAVDTGIYIILALGLNIVVGSAGLLVLGYAGFWAIGAYTYALASIMLGCPFWLGLPLAAAVTGLCGLIVGLPCLRLRGDYLAIVTLGFGELVRYLLKNLPGLTGGEKGLPNEYQTGAINHPQIFGWVLKQPIHYYYITFIMVVLTIIIIERLNSSRIGRAWIALREDELAATSMGINTTKLKILAFVISAVWAGFAGVLYTAKMNYITPEAFRFDQSALILAMVILGGMGNTFGVILGAVILYILPWFIRDQMPAFQDYRLLIYGATMVLMMLFRPQGLISSKRRQVELSSAEG; this comes from the coding sequence ATGGCGATAGAGGATAAGAATCAATCACGGTCACGCCTGTGGCGTGACCTATCTCTAACGGGGCTGGTCGCGCTTTGGTTCGGGCTGATTACACTGCCCATTGTCGGGATAAAGATGGGTGATGAGGGTGTCACCTGGCGGCTCGGCCCGCTGGTCATTGCCGGTCTGGTCCTAGCCGGCGGTTTAATCTGGCTGGGCATCAGCCGCTGGAAGGGCTTTACCAATTTCATATCGCAGCGCCTTCTGGCTCCGCTCCACCACACCGCTGACCAGATGGCCAAGCCAGCCGTTATTAAATGGGAAACCGCGTCCATCCTGGTTTTGCTGGCTGTCATTCCCTGGATGCTCCCGGCCAAGCATCTCAATCTGGCGGTTGATACCGGCATCTACATCATCCTGGCCCTGGGATTGAATATCGTGGTCGGCTCAGCCGGACTGCTGGTCCTGGGCTATGCCGGATTCTGGGCTATCGGCGCCTACACCTACGCCCTGGCTTCCATTATGTTAGGCTGCCCGTTCTGGCTGGGACTGCCCTTAGCCGCGGCAGTCACCGGATTATGCGGGCTGATTGTCGGACTGCCCTGCCTGCGCCTGCGCGGCGATTACCTGGCCATTGTCACGCTCGGATTCGGCGAGCTGGTCCGCTACCTGCTCAAAAACCTGCCGGGCTTAACCGGCGGTGAAAAAGGACTGCCCAATGAATACCAGACCGGCGCCATCAACCATCCGCAAATATTCGGCTGGGTCTTAAAACAGCCGATTCATTATTATTACATCACCTTTATTATGGTGGTCCTGACCATCATTATCATTGAGCGGCTGAACAGCTCGCGCATCGGCCGGGCCTGGATTGCGCTCCGGGAAGACGAACTGGCCGCCACCAGCATGGGCATCAATACCACCAAACTGAAAATCCTGGCCTTTGTCATCAGCGCGGTCTGGGCCGGATTTGCCGGCGTGCTTTATACGGCCAAGATGAATTACATCACGCCCGAGGCGTTCAGGTTTGACCAGTCAGCCCTGATTCTGGCTATGGTCATCCTGGGCGGGATGGGCAATACCTTCGGCGTGATTCTGGGCGCGGTTATTTTATATATCCTGCCCTGGTTTATCCGGGACCAGATGCCGGCATTTCAGGATTACCGGCTGTTGATATACGGGGCGACTATGGTCCTGATGATGCTCTTCCGGCCCCAGGGACTGATTAGCAGTAAACGCCGGCAGGTGGAGTTAAGTAGTGCGGAAGGATAA
- the tadA gene encoding Flp pilus assembly complex ATPase component TadA, whose translation MSPRRLLGQILKEMEVVNESQIKQAMIIQGQKGGAIGKILIQLGYATEEEVLLALGAQVGMEVINLEETEIPKEIIDKIPSSMARSYKIIPVKFDKNVLTVAMFNPLNINILDDLRFTLGCAIKGALSDENALNKAIDKYYPHEEDKSVDGLLKRMSKTVDDVKDALESGGEKGRAFNIDNVQAMAEQAPVKKLLNLILLHAIKDQAADIHLEPFEKELKIRYRVDGVLYEMVPPPLSLAPALISRIKIMANLNISEMRLPQDGRISLTVGGKPVDIRVSTLPTMFGESVVMRILNKDIVSLDIDNIGLADDDKKLIKNLISLPNGIVIVTGPTGSGKTTTLYSALNYLNDIKWKIITTEDPVEYDLPGIVQCPINEEIGVTYAACLRSILRQDPDTILVGEIRDAETAQMAIEASLTGHLVLTTLHTNDAPSSVSRLLDLGIEPFLLTATIEGIIAQRLIRKICPHCKEEMEPTDEMLIELNLSREEIKGKKFYYGRKCPACNQTGYKGRMAIFEMMLMTNRVKQLIMSHASVEALRNAAREEGMRSLRESGLKAIYDGHSTVEEVARETLSAELEK comes from the coding sequence ATGAGTCCGCGTAGATTATTGGGCCAGATACTCAAGGAGATGGAGGTCGTCAACGAGAGCCAGATCAAGCAGGCCATGATTATTCAGGGGCAGAAGGGCGGCGCCATCGGCAAGATTCTCATCCAATTGGGCTATGCCACTGAGGAAGAGGTCCTGCTGGCCCTGGGCGCCCAGGTGGGCATGGAAGTCATCAATCTGGAAGAAACCGAAATCCCCAAGGAAATTATCGATAAAATTCCCTCCTCCATGGCCCGTTCCTATAAAATCATTCCGGTCAAGTTTGATAAGAATGTCCTGACCGTGGCCATGTTCAATCCGCTTAATATCAATATCCTGGATGATTTACGCTTTACCCTGGGGTGTGCTATCAAGGGCGCCCTGAGCGATGAAAACGCTCTCAACAAGGCCATAGACAAATATTACCCGCACGAGGAAGACAAATCCGTGGACGGATTGCTTAAGCGGATGTCTAAGACTGTGGATGACGTGAAAGACGCCCTGGAATCCGGCGGTGAAAAAGGCCGGGCATTTAACATAGATAATGTTCAGGCCATGGCCGAGCAGGCGCCGGTCAAGAAACTCCTTAACCTGATTTTGCTCCATGCCATCAAGGACCAGGCTGCCGACATCCATCTCGAACCGTTCGAGAAGGAATTAAAAATCCGCTACCGGGTAGACGGTGTGCTTTACGAAATGGTGCCGCCGCCTTTGAGTCTGGCGCCGGCCCTTATTTCCCGAATCAAGATCATGGCCAATCTCAATATTTCCGAGATGCGCCTGCCCCAGGACGGCCGGATTTCGCTGACCGTCGGCGGTAAGCCCGTTGACATCCGCGTTTCCACCCTGCCAACCATGTTCGGCGAAAGCGTGGTCATGCGTATCCTCAATAAAGACATAGTCTCGCTGGATATCGACAATATCGGATTGGCCGATGACGACAAAAAACTGATTAAGAACCTGATTTCACTGCCTAACGGCATTGTTATTGTCACCGGCCCGACCGGCTCGGGCAAGACCACCACGCTCTATTCCGCCCTGAACTATCTCAACGATATCAAATGGAAAATCATCACCACCGAAGACCCGGTGGAATACGATCTGCCCGGTATTGTCCAGTGCCCGATTAACGAGGAGATAGGCGTGACCTACGCGGCCTGCCTCAGGTCCATCCTGCGCCAGGACCCGGATACCATCCTGGTCGGCGAGATTCGCGATGCCGAAACCGCCCAGATGGCTATTGAGGCGTCGCTTACCGGGCATTTAGTCCTGACCACGCTGCACACTAATGACGCGCCGTCCTCGGTCAGCCGCCTTCTGGACTTGGGAATCGAACCGTTTTTGCTTACCGCCACGATTGAAGGCATTATCGCCCAGCGCCTAATCCGGAAGATTTGCCCGCATTGCAAGGAGGAAATGGAGCCGACTGATGAAATGCTTATCGAGCTCAACCTGTCGCGCGAAGAGATAAAAGGCAAGAAATTCTATTACGGCCGGAAATGCCCGGCCTGCAACCAGACCGGCTACAAGGGCCGGATGGCTATCTTCGAGATGATGCTCATGACCAATCGCGTCAAGCAATTGATAATGTCGCACGCCTCGGTGGAGGCGCTCCGCAATGCGGCTCGGGAAGAAGGCATGCGCTCCCTGCGCGAAAGCGGCTTAAAAGCCATCTATGACGGCCATTCTACCGTAGAGGAAGTCGCCCGCGAAACGCTCTCAGCCGAGTTAGAGAAGTAG
- a CDS encoding DUF4445 domain-containing protein — MNKVSVTFSPSAKTVRVVQGTSILDAAREAGLHIQSVCGGDGVCGKCRVIIKKGKVESPPTGLLTPEEIDDGVVLACEAKVFEDISVEIPPESRADEGEILMGAQGPHKKFDLYSNVEELAPDIIHEARIMEHSPLSTKIFLKLPPPTLDDIISDLERIYRALHKKGIDHIQTGLANLKNIGGFLREHNWAVTVTLGKRNGTTELVQLEGGDTSKTNYGVAVDIGTTTIVTHLVDLVSEQTVCSMGAFNKQITYGDDIISRIIFASEKEGLEKLHMAVVDNVNSLIQGCITDCCSKSKHIKLEDITCVLCAGNPTMTHLLLNIDPGYLRKEPYVPTTNEMPVIRAAEAGIKINHRGLLACAPGVSSYIGADITAGLLVSDLTEKPEVAMYIDMGTNGEIVLGNKDWLTCCACSVGPAFEGSGIRCGTRAIKGAIQKVKIPDPTKPAIVETIGSAPTEGSPVGANGFCGSGLIEIISELLNAGIINKAGKIDKSHISHLTSNFQPIRSGDEGLEYIVVPKDQSATGRDIVITQADIDHLIRSKAAVYAGISTLLKRMGYTVKDVSRFYIAGGFGSHLDIAKAIDIGLLPNAPLDRFSYIGNGSVEGARMILLSYIAMAKARQVADKMTYIELSTDNSFNEEFISAMFLPHTDLSLFAK, encoded by the coding sequence ATGAATAAAGTATCCGTAACATTCTCTCCGTCGGCCAAGACCGTCCGGGTTGTCCAGGGCACGAGCATACTGGACGCGGCCCGCGAGGCCGGACTGCATATCCAGAGCGTCTGCGGCGGAGATGGCGTCTGCGGCAAGTGCCGAGTCATTATCAAGAAAGGCAAAGTGGAATCACCGCCTACCGGACTGCTGACCCCGGAAGAGATTGATGACGGCGTGGTCCTGGCCTGCGAGGCCAAGGTGTTCGAGGATATCAGCGTTGAGATTCCGCCTGAATCACGGGCTGATGAAGGCGAGATTCTAATGGGCGCCCAGGGCCCGCACAAGAAGTTTGATTTATATTCCAATGTCGAGGAACTGGCGCCGGACATCATCCACGAGGCCAGGATTATGGAGCACAGCCCGCTCTCGACCAAGATATTCCTGAAACTCCCGCCACCGACACTGGATGATATCATCAGCGACCTGGAACGCATCTACCGCGCGCTCCATAAAAAGGGCATAGACCATATCCAGACCGGTTTGGCCAATCTCAAGAACATCGGCGGATTCCTGCGCGAGCATAACTGGGCCGTTACCGTGACCCTGGGCAAGCGCAACGGCACGACCGAACTGGTCCAGCTGGAAGGCGGGGACACCTCAAAGACCAATTACGGCGTGGCCGTTGATATCGGCACCACCACGATCGTGACCCATCTGGTGGATTTGGTCAGCGAGCAAACCGTCTGCTCAATGGGCGCGTTCAACAAGCAGATTACCTACGGCGATGACATCATCTCCAGGATTATATTCGCCTCTGAAAAGGAAGGGCTGGAAAAACTCCACATGGCCGTGGTGGACAACGTCAATTCCCTGATTCAGGGCTGTATTACGGACTGTTGTAGTAAAAGTAAGCATATTAAGTTAGAGGACATCACCTGCGTGCTCTGCGCCGGCAATCCAACCATGACCCATCTGTTGCTCAATATCGACCCGGGCTATCTGCGTAAAGAACCCTATGTGCCGACCACCAACGAAATGCCGGTGATTCGGGCGGCTGAGGCCGGCATCAAGATAAACCACCGCGGGCTGTTGGCCTGCGCCCCGGGCGTGTCCAGTTACATCGGGGCTGATATCACGGCCGGGCTGCTGGTCTCTGACCTGACCGAAAAACCTGAGGTGGCTATGTATATTGATATGGGCACCAATGGCGAGATTGTGCTGGGCAACAAGGACTGGCTGACCTGCTGCGCCTGTTCGGTCGGACCGGCATTTGAAGGCAGCGGCATCAGGTGCGGCACACGGGCCATCAAGGGCGCTATCCAGAAGGTCAAAATCCCTGACCCGACAAAACCGGCTATCGTGGAAACTATAGGCAGTGCGCCGACCGAAGGGAGTCCCGTAGGGGCTAACGGCTTCTGCGGTTCGGGACTAATTGAAATTATCTCAGAACTCCTCAACGCCGGGATTATCAACAAAGCCGGGAAGATTGACAAATCTCACATCTCACATCTAACATCTAACTTCCAGCCAATCCGTTCAGGCGATGAAGGACTGGAATATATCGTAGTCCCAAAAGATCAGAGCGCTACCGGCCGGGACATCGTCATCACCCAGGCAGACATTGACCATCTCATCCGCTCCAAGGCCGCGGTCTATGCCGGCATCTCCACGCTCCTCAAGAGGATGGGCTATACGGTCAAGGATGTCAGCCGTTTTTATATTGCCGGCGGATTCGGCAGCCACCTGGACATCGCCAAGGCCATTGACATCGGCTTATTGCCCAATGCCCCGCTGGACAGATTCAGTTACATCGGCAACGGGTCGGTCGAAGGCGCGCGGATGATACTGCTATCGTATATTGCCATGGCCAAGGCGCGCCAGGTAGCCGACAAGATGACCTATATTGAACTCTCTACGGACAATTCCTTTAACGAGGAATTCATCTCGGCCATGTTCTTACCTCATACTGACCTGTCTCTATTCGCCAAATAG
- a CDS encoding segregation/condensation protein A, with product MEFINYKIQLENFYGPLDLLLHLVRESELDPLRIPISKVTDQYLTYLEMMQKLDINLAGEFLVMASTLMEIKSRTLVPIYADEEEAEEEADPKFELIRRLLEYKRYKDLSIKLRALMEFQSKTFTRPRLGRTEELKDAKTEEDAAKEEESQVELDMWQLVKSFAKLSKDIALDTPTAILYDDIPIEKVIEGILRELERKGEVSFRAMLAMDVDDAKDAPALRRRRMNLVRNFLATLELARRKSIEVVQENDFDDIKIRIKPITPEEKPTEEPRTEELKN from the coding sequence ATGGAATTCATAAATTACAAAATACAATTAGAGAATTTTTACGGGCCGCTGGACCTACTGCTCCATCTGGTCCGGGAGAGCGAGCTTGACCCACTGCGCATCCCGATTTCCAAGGTGACGGACCAGTACCTGACTTATCTCGAGATGATGCAGAAACTGGATATCAACCTGGCCGGCGAGTTCCTGGTCATGGCTTCCACCCTGATGGAAATCAAGTCGCGTACCCTGGTGCCGATTTATGCCGATGAAGAGGAGGCCGAAGAAGAGGCCGACCCGAAGTTTGAACTAATCCGGCGTCTGCTGGAATACAAGCGCTACAAAGACCTGTCAATTAAACTCCGGGCGCTGATGGAATTCCAATCAAAGACGTTTACCCGGCCCCGCCTGGGCCGGACTGAAGAACTTAAGGACGCAAAGACCGAAGAAGACGCTGCGAAAGAGGAAGAATCTCAGGTGGAACTGGATATGTGGCAGCTGGTCAAGTCATTCGCCAAACTGAGCAAGGATATAGCGCTGGACACACCGACGGCCATACTCTATGACGATATTCCAATAGAAAAGGTGATTGAGGGCATCCTGCGGGAATTGGAGCGAAAAGGCGAGGTGTCGTTCCGGGCTATGCTGGCGATGGATGTGGATGACGCTAAAGACGCCCCGGCGCTCCGGCGCCGCAGGATGAATCTGGTACGTAATTTCCTAGCCACCCTGGAGCTGGCCCGGCGCAAGTCCATCGAGGTGGTCCAGGAGAATGATTTTGATGATATCAAGATACGGATAAAGCCGATTACACCAGAGGAAAAACCAACGGAAGAACCAAGGACTGAAGAACTAAAAAACTGA
- a CDS encoding ABC transporter ATP-binding protein, with amino-acid sequence MTDNTLLEAKSVSKQFGGLAALQDLSFTLSKGEILSIIGPNGAGKTTFFNCVTGLGSPTAGDIVFGSRSIARLPAHQITRLGIARTFQNIRLFAEMSALENVMVGMHCRTGCGVLAALTRHPGMVREEKTITDAALELLRFVGLVDEANTWARNMAYGDQRRLEIARALATQPQLLCLDEPGAGMNPAETNELMNLIRKIRDKGITVLLIEHHMKVVMGISDRVIVLDHGVKISEGGCKDVQCDPKVIEAYLGKDHKVQ; translated from the coding sequence ATGACCGACAATACCTTACTGGAAGCAAAATCAGTATCCAAGCAATTCGGCGGCTTGGCCGCATTGCAGGACCTGAGTTTCACATTAAGCAAGGGCGAAATCCTGAGCATCATCGGCCCAAACGGCGCCGGTAAAACTACTTTCTTTAACTGCGTTACCGGCCTGGGCAGCCCTACCGCCGGAGACATTGTTTTCGGTAGCCGCTCCATCGCCCGATTGCCAGCCCATCAGATTACCCGGCTGGGCATTGCCCGGACATTCCAGAATATCCGGCTCTTTGCCGAGATGTCGGCCCTGGAAAACGTCATGGTCGGGATGCATTGCCGGACCGGCTGCGGGGTGCTGGCCGCGCTGACCCGCCATCCGGGTATGGTCCGCGAGGAAAAGACCATTACCGATGCGGCCCTGGAATTACTCCGCTTTGTCGGCTTAGTAGATGAGGCCAATACCTGGGCGCGCAATATGGCTTACGGAGACCAGCGCCGGCTGGAAATCGCCCGGGCGCTGGCCACCCAGCCCCAGCTCCTCTGCCTGGACGAGCCGGGCGCCGGAATGAACCCGGCTGAAACCAATGAACTCATGAACCTGATTCGCAAGATACGCGATAAGGGCATTACCGTGCTCCTGATTGAGCACCATATGAAGGTGGTCATGGGCATCTCGGACCGGGTCATTGTCCTGGACCACGGAGTGAAGATATCCGAGGGAGGCTGTAAGGATGTCCAGTGCGACCCCAAGGTCATCGAGGCTTATCTGGGGAAAGACCATAAGGTGCAATAA
- a CDS encoding AAA family ATPase — protein sequence MVIAVAGKGGTGKSTVAALLIRALLAQNKKPVLAVDADPNSTLGDYLGITCSCTVADLIEQTKGLRNLPDGVSKPAHLEYQLQSAITESAGVDLLVMGRPEGPDCYCMANNILRGYVQKIVGNYPYVVIDNEAGMEHLSRKTTQNIDALLLVSDSTEVGLKTAGRIRELIDKMPFLNIRNKYLLINRVNNSINTAQAEEITGLKIIGTIPYSEEIEKQINRKDAKILGNIDLILSALCASTVK from the coding sequence ATGGTTATTGCAGTTGCGGGCAAGGGAGGCACCGGGAAAAGCACGGTCGCGGCCTTGCTCATCCGGGCGTTGCTGGCCCAGAATAAGAAGCCGGTCCTGGCTGTGGATGCTGACCCGAATTCCACTTTGGGCGATTATCTGGGCATCACTTGTTCCTGTACGGTGGCGGACCTGATTGAACAGACCAAGGGACTGCGTAACCTGCCGGACGGCGTGTCCAAACCGGCTCACCTGGAATACCAATTACAGAGCGCCATCACCGAATCCGCTGGCGTGGACCTGCTGGTCATGGGCCGGCCCGAGGGTCCGGATTGTTACTGCATGGCCAACAACATCCTGCGCGGTTATGTCCAGAAGATTGTCGGTAATTATCCTTATGTGGTGATTGATAACGAGGCCGGAATGGAGCACCTGTCCCGCAAGACCACCCAGAATATTGATGCGCTGTTATTGGTGAGCGACTCGACTGAGGTCGGACTGAAGACGGCCGGGCGTATCAGGGAGTTGATTGACAAGATGCCCTTCCTGAATATTCGTAACAAATATCTCTTGATAAACCGGGTTAATAATTCTATTAATACTGCCCAAGCAGAGGAAATAACTGGACTGAAGATAATCGGAACTATACCGTATAGCGAGGAGATAGAAAAGCAGATTAACCGCAAAGACGCAAAGATACTTGGAAATATAGATTTGATTCTCAGCGCACTCTGCGCCTCTACGGTAAAATAA
- a CDS encoding HEAT repeat domain-containing protein: MNRTLLIIVGISCAVITAAGIMWYDSPINTALRQLHDKDPVTRWWATWTLRRLRDKGAIPEIIKLLQDNDPLVRASAATALGEFGAEEAIPEIINLLHDNYSEVRSSTVVALGMLDAKESIPQIKELLKDNYEWVREAAEQSLKQLGVSEEEIEKAKEGK; encoded by the coding sequence ATGAATCGCACCCTTTTAATTATCGTTGGAATATCCTGCGCCGTGATTACCGCCGCCGGGATAATGTGGTATGACAGCCCTATCAATACAGCACTCAGACAACTTCATGACAAAGATCCGGTAACACGTTGGTGGGCTACCTGGACATTGAGGAGGCTTCGCGATAAAGGCGCAATCCCTGAAATTATAAAGTTATTACAGGATAATGACCCATTGGTTCGTGCGTCGGCTGCTACTGCATTGGGTGAATTCGGAGCTGAAGAAGCAATTCCTGAGATTATCAATTTGTTACATGATAATTACTCGGAGGTTCGCAGCTCGACTGTTGTTGCATTAGGCATGCTTGACGCTAAAGAATCAATCCCTCAGATAAAAGAACTACTCAAAGATAACTACGAATGGGTGCGAGAAGCCGCCGAACAATCCCTGAAACAACTAGGCGTATCGGAGGAGGAGATAGAAAAGGCAAAGGAGGGAAAGTAA
- the trpS gene encoding tryptophan--tRNA ligase, with protein MTKPRILSGMRPTGKMHLGHLVGALENWVNLQGDYECFYMVADWHALMSEYQNDTHSIRKHGYDNVIDWMAAGIDPKKSTIFVQSDVPEHLELNMVLSTITPIGWLERCPTYKEQKLELKEKDLSTYAFLGYPVLQAADILIYKANAVPVGEDQLPHLELTREIARRLNFIFSKKHNGQPLVPEPDAKLTRFPRLLGLDKRKMSKSYENAINLADSPEEIAKKVQTMFTDPERIKKTDPGHPAECNVYAYYKVFAAGRTDSLAEECHQAKLGCTDCKKALAELLVNLTKPFREKRREIEKDHAYVKQVLADGALKAREIAGKTMKEIRKAVFG; from the coding sequence ATGACCAAACCGAGAATATTATCAGGGATGAGACCGACCGGAAAGATGCATCTGGGGCACTTAGTCGGCGCGCTGGAGAACTGGGTAAACCTGCAGGGCGATTATGAATGTTTCTACATGGTGGCCGACTGGCACGCCCTGATGAGCGAATACCAGAACGATACCCATTCCATCCGGAAACACGGATACGATAACGTGATTGACTGGATGGCCGCCGGCATCGACCCCAAGAAGAGCACCATCTTCGTCCAGTCGGACGTGCCGGAGCATCTGGAGCTGAATATGGTTCTGTCCACGATTACGCCTATCGGCTGGCTGGAGCGCTGCCCGACCTACAAGGAGCAGAAACTGGAACTGAAGGAAAAGGACCTGTCCACCTACGCCTTCCTGGGCTATCCGGTGCTCCAGGCCGCGGATATCCTGATTTACAAGGCCAATGCCGTGCCGGTGGGCGAGGACCAACTGCCACACCTGGAACTGACCAGAGAGATTGCCCGGCGGCTGAATTTCATTTTCTCCAAAAAGCACAACGGCCAACCGCTGGTGCCGGAGCCCGATGCCAAGCTGACCCGGTTCCCGCGCCTGCTCGGCCTGGACAAGCGCAAGATGAGTAAGTCATACGAGAACGCGATTAACCTGGCTGATTCGCCGGAAGAGATAGCCAAGAAGGTCCAGACCATGTTCACCGACCCGGAGCGAATCAAGAAGACCGACCCGGGCCATCCGGCGGAATGCAATGTCTATGCCTATTATAAGGTCTTTGCGGCCGGCCGGACCGACTCGCTGGCCGAGGAATGCCACCAGGCCAAGCTCGGATGCACGGACTGCAAGAAGGCGCTGGCTGAACTGCTGGTCAACCTGACCAAACCGTTCCGCGAGAAGCGCCGGGAGATAGAAAAAGACCACGCCTATGTCAAGCAGGTGCTGGCCGACGGGGCCCTGAAGGCGCGCGAGATTGCCGGAAAGACCATGAAGGAAATCCGCAAGGCGGTGTTCGGGTAA
- a CDS encoding ABC transporter ATP-binding protein: MLILNDVHTAYGPIEVLKGVSLEVKPGEIVTIIGANGAGKTTTLMAISGINHLKQGTITFTGERIDNLPAHEIVAKGIVQIPEGRRIFPRLTVLENLQMGAFIRNDDTSSDIDRAFKLFPILKERAAQKGGTLSGGEQQMLAIARALMARPKLLMLDEPSLGLAPIIVTRIFDAIKELNQSGTTILLVEQNARMALQIASRGYVLELGRVALSDTAQNLLNNPKVKEAYLGG, translated from the coding sequence ATGTTAATTCTTAACGACGTGCATACGGCCTACGGGCCAATCGAGGTCCTGAAAGGCGTTTCGCTCGAGGTCAAGCCGGGCGAGATAGTCACCATCATCGGCGCCAACGGAGCGGGCAAGACCACCACCCTGATGGCCATCTCCGGCATCAATCACCTCAAGCAGGGCACGATTACCTTTACAGGCGAACGGATTGACAATCTCCCGGCGCATGAGATTGTGGCCAAGGGCATTGTCCAGATACCCGAAGGCCGGCGCATCTTCCCGCGCCTGACCGTCCTGGAAAACCTCCAGATGGGCGCCTTTATCCGGAATGATGACACCAGCTCAGACATAGACCGGGCATTTAAGCTGTTTCCCATACTCAAGGAACGGGCTGCTCAAAAAGGCGGCACGCTCTCGGGCGGCGAACAGCAGATGCTGGCCATTGCCCGGGCCCTGATGGCCCGTCCGAAGTTATTGATGCTGGACGAACCGTCCCTGGGCCTGGCCCCGATTATCGTCACCCGGATATTCGACGCCATCAAGGAACTCAACCAGTCCGGCACGACCATCCTGCTGGTGGAACAAAACGCCCGGATGGCGCTCCAGATAGCCAGCCGGGGTTATGTCCTGGAACTGGGCCGGGTGGCGCTCTCAGACACGGCCCAGAACCTGCTCAATAATCCCAAGGTCAAAGAGGCATACCTGGGCGGATAA